A window of the Streptomyces sp. Ag109_O5-10 genome harbors these coding sequences:
- the tkt gene encoding transketolase translates to MSTKPTTTDLDWTELDQRAVDTARVLAADAVQKVGNGHPGTAMSLAPAAYTLFQKVMRHDPSDPEWVGRDRFVLSAGHSSLTLYTQLYLAGFGLELEDLEAFRTWGSKTPGHPEYGHTKGVETTTGPLGQGVANAVGMAMASRYERGLFDPDAPQGESPFDHFIYCIAGDGCLQEGISAEASSMAGHQKLGNLVLLWDDNHISIEGDTETAVSEDTVKRYEAYGWHVQRIAPKPDGDLDPHAIYNAIEAAKKVTDKPSFIAMRSIIAWPAPNAQNTEAAHGSALGEEEVAATKRVLGFDPDKSFDVAEEVLAHTRQAGERGAAAKAEWEKSFQQWRNSNAERAADFDRIAAAELPKGWEEKIPVFEPGKGVATRAASGKVLQALGAVIPELWGGSADLAGSNNTTIDKDSSFLPADNPLPGANPYGRTIHFGIREHSMAAEMNGITLHGNTRVYGGTFLVFSDYMRNAVRLSALMHLPVTYVWTHDSIGLGEDGPTHQPVEHLASLRAIPGLNVVRPADANETAIAWREVLRRYTKVFGKGAPHGLALTRQGVPVYEPNEDTVKGGYVLFEASGGTPEVILIATGSEVHVAVEAREQLEADGVPTRVVSMPCVEWFEEQDQGYRDSVLPPSVRARVSVEAGIGLTWHKYVGEAGRIVSLEHFGASADGKVLFREFGFTAENVAAKARESIAAAQR, encoded by the coding sequence CCCGTCCGACCCCGAATGGGTGGGCCGCGACCGCTTCGTGCTGTCCGCCGGTCACTCGTCGCTGACCCTCTACACGCAGCTCTACCTGGCCGGCTTCGGTCTGGAGCTGGAAGACCTCGAGGCCTTCCGCACCTGGGGCTCCAAGACCCCCGGTCACCCGGAGTACGGCCACACCAAGGGCGTGGAGACCACCACCGGCCCGCTCGGCCAGGGTGTCGCCAACGCGGTGGGCATGGCCATGGCCTCCCGGTACGAGCGCGGTCTGTTCGACCCGGACGCGCCGCAGGGCGAGTCGCCGTTCGACCACTTCATCTACTGCATCGCCGGTGACGGCTGCCTCCAGGAGGGCATCTCCGCCGAGGCGTCCTCGATGGCCGGCCACCAGAAGCTCGGCAACCTCGTCCTGCTGTGGGACGACAACCACATCTCGATCGAGGGCGACACCGAGACGGCCGTCTCCGAGGACACCGTCAAGCGGTACGAGGCGTACGGCTGGCATGTCCAGCGGATCGCCCCGAAGCCGGACGGCGACCTGGACCCGCACGCCATCTACAACGCGATCGAGGCCGCGAAGAAGGTGACGGACAAGCCGTCCTTCATCGCGATGCGCTCGATCATCGCCTGGCCCGCCCCGAACGCGCAGAACACCGAGGCCGCCCATGGCTCGGCGCTGGGCGAGGAAGAGGTCGCGGCCACCAAGCGCGTCCTGGGCTTCGACCCGGACAAGAGCTTCGACGTCGCCGAGGAGGTCCTCGCCCACACCCGGCAGGCCGGCGAGCGCGGCGCGGCCGCGAAGGCCGAGTGGGAGAAGTCGTTCCAGCAGTGGCGGAACAGCAACGCCGAGCGGGCCGCCGACTTCGACCGCATCGCGGCGGCCGAGCTGCCCAAGGGCTGGGAGGAGAAGATCCCGGTCTTCGAGCCCGGCAAGGGCGTCGCCACCCGCGCGGCCTCCGGCAAGGTGCTCCAGGCGCTCGGCGCGGTCATCCCCGAGCTGTGGGGCGGTTCCGCCGACCTCGCCGGGTCGAACAACACGACCATCGACAAGGACAGCTCGTTCCTGCCGGCGGACAACCCGCTGCCGGGCGCGAACCCCTACGGGCGCACCATCCACTTCGGTATCCGCGAGCACTCGATGGCCGCGGAGATGAACGGCATCACCCTGCACGGCAACACCCGTGTCTACGGCGGTACGTTCCTCGTCTTCTCCGACTACATGCGCAACGCCGTCCGTCTCTCGGCGCTGATGCACCTGCCGGTGACGTACGTGTGGACCCACGACTCCATCGGCCTGGGCGAGGACGGCCCCACCCACCAGCCGGTCGAGCACCTGGCCTCGCTGCGCGCCATCCCGGGCCTGAACGTGGTCCGCCCGGCCGACGCCAACGAGACCGCCATCGCCTGGCGCGAGGTCCTCCGGCGCTACACGAAGGTCTTCGGCAAGGGCGCCCCGCACGGCCTGGCGCTGACCCGTCAGGGTGTGCCCGTGTACGAGCCGAACGAGGACACCGTCAAGGGCGGCTACGTCCTGTTCGAGGCGTCCGGCGGGACCCCCGAGGTCATCCTGATCGCGACCGGCTCCGAGGTGCACGTCGCCGTCGAGGCGCGCGAGCAGCTGGAGGCCGACGGCGTGCCCACGCGCGTCGTCTCCATGCCGTGCGTGGAGTGGTTCGAGGAGCAGGACCAGGGGTACCGGGACAGCGTCCTGCCGCCGTCCGTCAGGGCCCGGGTGTCGGTCGAGGCGGGTATCGGCCTCACCTGGCACAAGTACGTCGGGGAGGCCGGCCGCATCGTTTCCCTGGAGCACTTCGGTGCGTCCGCCGACGGCAAGGTGCTCTTCCGCGAGTTCGGCTTCACGGCCGAGAACGTGGCCGCCAAGGCCCGGGAATCCATCGCCGCCGCCCAGCGCTGA